One Paenibacillus sp. FSL H7-0737 DNA segment encodes these proteins:
- a CDS encoding MOSC domain-containing protein, whose protein sequence is MEIISLNVGRPVTVDYRGKPLETGIYKMPVEGSVQLNTNGFIGDGQADLKHHGGPDKAVCAYPIEHYPYWEQQLGKKLEYSAFGENITTAGLLETDVCIGDVYEIGTTVLQVSQPRYPCFKISQKHGPADLPAQVLDTRYSGFYLRVLREGKISTGDAIVKKESGAGGASVAHVLHLMQVGLQEEAALAALAELETLSAVVRNKFRKQLGLPES, encoded by the coding sequence ATGGAGATCATCTCACTTAATGTGGGGCGGCCAGTAACAGTGGATTATCGGGGGAAACCTTTGGAGACTGGGATTTATAAAATGCCTGTAGAAGGATCAGTTCAGTTAAATACTAATGGTTTTATCGGAGATGGTCAGGCGGATCTGAAACATCACGGGGGCCCTGACAAGGCAGTTTGTGCCTACCCCATCGAGCATTATCCCTACTGGGAGCAGCAGCTTGGAAAGAAACTGGAATACTCTGCCTTCGGAGAAAATATAACAACTGCCGGCTTATTAGAGACAGATGTTTGCATTGGCGATGTGTACGAAATAGGTACCACTGTGCTGCAGGTCAGCCAGCCACGTTATCCTTGCTTCAAAATCTCACAAAAGCATGGCCCGGCAGATCTCCCGGCTCAAGTGCTGGACACTAGATATAGCGGATTTTACTTGCGTGTGCTTCGTGAAGGAAAGATCTCAACAGGAGATGCGATTGTCAAAAAAGAGAGTGGAGCTGGCGGTGCGTCCGTGGCGCATGTACTACATTTAATGCAAGTAGGGCTGCAAGAGGAAGCTGCACTGGCAGCTCTTGCGGAGCTAGAAACTCTCTCCGCCGTAGTGCGGAACAAGTTTCGAAAACAGCTGGGCCTGCCGGAGAGTTAA
- a CDS encoding GNAT family N-acetyltransferase, with amino-acid sequence MKLSNKDRFIIRFSEIKDVRELIHLDHMIWTENTSPGPLMWRSQEDYLLNAPPGSQLVALKDDKLCGYVGFGCPSRMESNRHVCEVNIAVHPDYQRLGIGRQLIEAIKEHAADNAIRKLRLRVLSCNESALSFYRKCGFVEEGRLREEFYLGGRYVDEIFMCCMLTGGEGYGDHLT; translated from the coding sequence ATGAAACTTAGCAACAAGGATAGGTTTATAATAAGGTTCTCAGAGATTAAAGACGTGCGGGAACTGATTCATCTGGATCATATGATCTGGACGGAGAACACTAGCCCGGGGCCATTAATGTGGCGTTCCCAAGAGGATTATCTACTGAATGCTCCCCCGGGTTCGCAGCTAGTAGCGCTAAAGGATGACAAGCTATGCGGATATGTTGGGTTTGGCTGCCCTAGTCGAATGGAGAGTAACAGGCATGTGTGCGAGGTTAATATTGCTGTTCATCCGGATTATCAACGTTTAGGTATTGGCCGGCAGCTCATAGAGGCTATTAAGGAACATGCCGCAGATAACGCCATTCGTAAGCTGCGTCTACGCGTATTATCCTGTAATGAATCAGCGCTTTCTTTTTATCGTAAATGCGGGTTTGTGGAAGAGGGACGTCTGCGGGAGGAGTTTTATCTTGGCGGTCGATACGTGGATGAAATCTTTATGTGCTGCATGCTGACAGGAGGAGAAGGATATGGAGATCATCTCACTTAA
- a CDS encoding MFS transporter, whose translation MKFLQNYPKEVKIFLIASLINATGSALMWPLVTMYVFDELGRSMSDAGLVILIQSVGGIVGQLLGGSLYHKVGVNRLIVGALGMNALALFTLPAASNNWTLFMVAMGLVGLFNSLSLPAIQAFIGFRFTKQRGELFNVIYVANNIGVALGTALSGFLADISYMLSFVMNGVTSAVFAVFFFVYLKKVGGDSSQEVAEHQKAGPDKQSTWKLMGHTRIYLYMGIASMFLLLGNSIWNTGVSPFIISEGWPKKTYGFLWTLNGILIFAAQPLVTVIKRWFASTSTAQMTVSALFYLGGYAVLLWMPTYSGLVLGMVLATLGEMLISPAMPSFISDHAGRSAPFYLGLSGGMGAVGRVIGPYLMGRLYDSGGLAPTAWLACAMALLSVGFFIVHAYINRRGNSLERSMG comes from the coding sequence ATGAAGTTTTTACAGAATTATCCTAAAGAGGTTAAGATATTTTTAATTGCTAGTCTTATTAATGCAACGGGTAGTGCGCTGATGTGGCCATTGGTTACAATGTATGTTTTTGATGAGCTTGGACGCAGCATGTCGGATGCCGGATTAGTGATTCTTATTCAATCAGTTGGAGGAATTGTGGGTCAACTACTCGGGGGCTCACTCTATCATAAGGTAGGCGTTAACCGGCTGATTGTTGGAGCGCTGGGCATGAATGCACTTGCTCTGTTCACTTTGCCGGCAGCAAGTAACAACTGGACGTTATTTATGGTCGCGATGGGACTGGTAGGGCTCTTTAATTCACTGTCCTTACCTGCGATTCAGGCATTTATCGGCTTTCGTTTTACGAAGCAGCGCGGAGAGCTGTTTAATGTTATTTATGTCGCTAATAATATTGGTGTAGCACTGGGTACGGCGTTAAGTGGTTTTTTGGCCGATATTTCTTATATGCTCAGCTTTGTGATGAACGGCGTAACTTCAGCGGTATTTGCGGTATTCTTTTTTGTATATCTCAAGAAAGTCGGAGGAGATTCTTCACAGGAGGTCGCAGAACACCAGAAGGCTGGTCCTGACAAACAATCTACCTGGAAGTTAATGGGGCATACACGAATTTATCTTTATATGGGTATTGCCTCGATGTTCCTACTATTAGGGAACTCTATCTGGAATACAGGGGTATCTCCGTTCATTATTTCTGAGGGCTGGCCTAAGAAGACTTATGGTTTTCTCTGGACGCTTAACGGAATTCTCATTTTTGCAGCTCAGCCGCTCGTAACAGTAATTAAACGCTGGTTCGCATCTACCTCAACGGCACAAATGACAGTAAGTGCTCTATTTTATTTGGGTGGGTATGCTGTTCTTTTATGGATGCCGACTTATTCAGGTCTAGTGCTTGGGATGGTACTCGCTACGCTTGGGGAAATGCTGATATCTCCGGCCATGCCTTCCTTTATTTCGGATCATGCAGGTCGCAGTGCTCCTTTTTATTTAGGGCTAAGTGGAGGCATGGGGGCAGTCGGTAGGGTGATTGGACCATACTTAATGGGTAGGTTATACGATAGTGGAGGCTTAGCGCCTACCGCATGGTTGGCATGTGCGATGGCACTGCTGTCCGTAGGATTCTTTATCGTTCATGCGTATATCAACCGCCGAGGAAATTCATTGGAGCGGTCAATGGGATAG
- a CDS encoding formate/nitrite transporter family protein → MAYNKPQQIAAVTVENGIKKAHNPLSTVLILGFLGGAFIALGFLLDIRVIAGAPHEWGSIANFIGAAVFPVGLILVLLAGGELLTGNMMAVPLAFMAKKISFWEVVKNLVLITLSNLAGALFVAYFFGHVVGLTSDGVYLEKLVEMAGHKLEADFLPAFVSGIGCNWLVALAVWLSYGADNFSGKILGIWFPTMAFVAIGFQHVVANMFLIPAAIFEGYFSWGEYFNNFVPVWLGNLTGGAIFVAAAYWMAYLRKEPASIQSVDSMSGSGVKKHA, encoded by the coding sequence ATGGCTTATAATAAACCGCAGCAGATTGCCGCAGTCACGGTCGAGAACGGCATAAAAAAGGCGCACAATCCTTTAAGCACCGTACTAATTCTGGGCTTTCTGGGAGGAGCGTTTATCGCGCTCGGATTTTTACTGGATATTCGCGTCATTGCTGGCGCACCACATGAATGGGGATCCATCGCTAACTTTATTGGGGCAGCTGTATTCCCTGTCGGATTGATTCTAGTACTGCTTGCAGGAGGAGAACTGCTGACAGGCAATATGATGGCTGTGCCACTTGCTTTTATGGCGAAAAAGATATCCTTCTGGGAAGTGGTTAAGAATCTCGTATTGATTACCCTGAGCAATCTAGCGGGAGCTTTGTTTGTAGCTTACTTTTTTGGTCACGTGGTTGGTTTAACCTCTGACGGTGTGTATTTGGAAAAATTAGTGGAGATGGCAGGCCATAAGCTTGAGGCAGACTTCTTGCCGGCATTTGTTTCCGGTATCGGTTGTAACTGGCTCGTAGCTTTGGCGGTATGGCTCTCCTATGGAGCAGATAACTTCAGTGGCAAAATCCTCGGCATCTGGTTCCCAACGATGGCTTTTGTAGCTATCGGCTTCCAGCACGTTGTAGCCAACATGTTCTTAATTCCGGCAGCTATTTTTGAAGGTTATTTTTCATGGGGAGAGTACTTCAACAATTTTGTTCCGGTATGGCTAGGCAACTTGACGGGCGGTGCGATCTTTGTTGCGGCAGCTTATTGGATGGCTTACCTGCGCAAAGAGCCTGCATCTATTCAGTCCGTAGACAGCATGTCTGGCAGCGGTGTAAAAAAACACGCCTAA